The following proteins are co-located in the Manihot esculenta cultivar AM560-2 chromosome 9, M.esculenta_v8, whole genome shotgun sequence genome:
- the LOC110607722 gene encoding thaumatin-like protein 1: MTGKHAAGSRPQLSSTGFQLATKETQSLDVPAPFTGRFWGRTHCTNSSSGKFICATGDCGSGQLSCNGAGGNPPISLVEFTLAENHGQDFYDVSLVDGFNVPISVSPQGGSGNNCTSSSCAADVNSVCPTELAVKGSDGGTTISCKSACEEFNQPEYCCTGNFQTPVTCKPSSYSMIFKDQCPQAYSYAYDDLTSTFSCSGGANYAVIFCP; this comes from the exons ATGACTGGCAAACACGCTGC CGGCAGTAGGCCTCAGCTATCAAGCACCGGCTTCCAGTTAGCAACCAAAGAAACTCAATCCCTCGACGTTCCGGCTCCATTCACCGGAAGGTTTTGGGGTCGAACACACTGTACCAACTCCTCCTCTGGCAAGTTCATTTGTGCAACTGGCGATTGTGGTTCCGGACAGTTATCATGCAACGGCGCTGGTGGAAATCCACCAATAAGCCTCGTAGAATTCACTTTAGCAGAAAACCATGGCCAAGATTTCTACGACGTTAGCCTAGTTGATGGGTTTAACGTCCCAATATCAGTGTCTCCACAAGGCGGGTCTGGTAATAACTGCACTAGTTCAAGCTGTGCAGCAGATGTGAACTCAGTCTGCCCTACAGAGTTAGCAGTTAAAGGGTCTGATGGGGGCACTACAATTTCTTGTAAGAGTGCATGCGAGGAATTCAACCAGCCAGAATATTGCTGCACAGGAAACTTCCAAACCCCAGTGACTTGTAAACCCTCAAGTTATTCAATGATCTTCAAGGACCAGTGCCCTCAGGCTTATAGCTACGCTTATGATGATTTAACCAGCACATTTTCTTGCAGCGGTGGAGCTAACTACGCTGTCATTTTCTGTCCGTGA